The following proteins come from a genomic window of Alicyclobacillus dauci:
- a CDS encoding GtrA family protein — protein sequence MKPIKRATFQLYTKQAALFCIVGFTNFIVDIAVFFSAYHWLHLNDLAAQAVSYPCGAVNSFFLNRRLTFKKRGPLQRIEMVRFAMLNVLSIVGSLLALYCSDHLLTLGVSNGKLVANGCALCMNFCGSKWWVFRRKPASVIVVAPDDIQQPLVFDPTHKDS from the coding sequence GTGAAGCCTATTAAACGTGCAACCTTTCAACTCTATACGAAGCAGGCGGCGCTATTTTGTATTGTTGGGTTCACCAACTTTATTGTAGACATTGCTGTATTCTTCTCCGCATACCATTGGTTGCATCTAAATGACTTAGCTGCACAAGCCGTGTCATATCCGTGTGGTGCAGTCAACAGCTTCTTCTTGAATCGTCGACTGACGTTCAAGAAACGGGGACCGCTGCAGCGAATTGAGATGGTCCGCTTTGCGATGCTGAATGTGTTATCGATTGTCGGGTCACTCTTGGCTTTATATTGCTCAGACCATTTGCTCACCCTTGGCGTATCCAATGGGAAGTTGGTTGCGAACGGCTGCGCTTTGTGTATGAACTTTTGCGGGTCCAAATGGTGGGTCTTCCGGCGGAAGCCAGCTTCCGTTATCGTTGTGGCACCGGATGATATTCAGCAGCCGCTCGTTTTCGATCCGACCCACAAGGATTCGTAG
- a CDS encoding helix-turn-helix domain-containing protein translates to MNADDLTQTIGQTLRRLRKERDWTLDQLAQATGVSKPMLGQIERGETNPTVVTLWKIATGLKVSFASFLQELESPRVTVIRRSDQPVVADDGGTYVVRNLFALRDGDAEPIDLFDTRLAAGATHRAEPHGEQVTEGIWVKRGNLSVRLGETLYDLAEGDAIKFPADVHHSYENRGESDCEFVILLVYARG, encoded by the coding sequence ATGAACGCGGACGATCTAACACAAACAATCGGTCAAACTTTGCGACGATTGCGAAAAGAACGGGACTGGACGCTGGACCAGCTCGCCCAAGCAACAGGCGTGAGCAAACCGATGCTGGGCCAAATTGAACGCGGGGAGACAAATCCGACCGTTGTCACGCTATGGAAAATTGCCACGGGATTAAAGGTGTCGTTTGCCAGCTTTCTGCAGGAATTGGAAAGCCCTCGCGTGACGGTCATTCGGAGGAGTGACCAGCCCGTCGTAGCCGACGACGGAGGAACCTACGTTGTTCGCAACTTGTTTGCGTTACGGGATGGAGATGCGGAGCCCATTGATTTATTTGATACGAGACTCGCGGCCGGGGCAACGCATCGCGCGGAACCGCACGGCGAACAGGTGACGGAAGGAATCTGGGTGAAACGTGGGAACTTGTCCGTTCGACTGGGTGAAACGCTCTACGATCTCGCCGAAGGGGACGCCATCAAGTTTCCAGCCGACGTCCACCACTCCTACGAGAATCGCGGTGAATCCGATTGTGAGTTTGTCATTCTCCTCGTATACGCCCGTGGGTAA
- a CDS encoding AzlC family ABC transporter permease yields MNYRSEPLRGLRDSLPIMLAYFPIAITFGVLATSSGIPWLTTCLISVCVYAGSAQFMMASLALTGISTISMVITILLVNLRHFLYGTTLGPTFMSWAEGKKWIAAFGLTDEVFAVTSGRSVGETPSPRYQYTFSFACYFSWVAGTVVGASIGGIVPSAVSQVLSFALPSLFLALLLLGRRTLPYLISAICGGAIASLASLMKLGSVGIIAGAIVGATLGMAVQRWFERTSKATGQEVTS; encoded by the coding sequence ATGAATTATCGCAGTGAACCCTTGCGAGGACTTCGCGATTCACTTCCCATCATGCTCGCGTACTTTCCCATCGCCATCACATTCGGCGTTCTCGCGACAAGCAGTGGCATCCCGTGGTTGACGACGTGTCTGATTTCCGTCTGCGTCTATGCCGGCAGCGCGCAGTTCATGATGGCAAGCCTAGCACTGACCGGCATTTCTACGATCTCGATGGTCATCACGATCCTCCTCGTCAACCTTCGCCACTTTCTATATGGCACGACACTCGGACCAACCTTTATGTCGTGGGCGGAAGGGAAGAAGTGGATCGCTGCGTTCGGCCTCACCGATGAAGTGTTTGCGGTAACCAGTGGCCGCTCAGTTGGTGAGACGCCTAGCCCGCGCTACCAATATACGTTCTCTTTTGCCTGTTATTTTTCCTGGGTTGCGGGCACCGTTGTGGGCGCAAGCATCGGTGGTATCGTCCCCTCAGCCGTGTCACAGGTCCTGTCGTTCGCGCTGCCTTCATTATTTCTCGCGCTGTTGCTCTTAGGCCGACGCACGCTGCCGTACTTAATTTCCGCGATATGTGGTGGGGCGATTGCCAGCCTGGCCAGTCTGATGAAACTGGGAAGTGTCGGGATTATCGCGGGTGCCATCGTCGGCGCAACCTTGGGAATGGCTGTTCAACGGTGGTTTGAACGGACGAGCAAGGCTACAGGTCAGGAAGTGACAAGCTAG
- a CDS encoding GntP family permease: protein MVHGPLLFVIIVLGVLFIVFATAKWRLHPFLSLIVAAFGVGICSGMPLSDVVKNVNNGFGGLMGSIGIVIVCGTIIGTIMERTGAALRMADAVLRLVGPNRPQLAMSLIGAVVSIPVFCDSGFVILSSLMKALARRASVPMASMAVALATGLYTTHTLVPPTPGPIAAAANVGASADLGAIIGIGLIVSIPTMLAGYVWARFQGRRIVIEGEDTGESYEDVVAKFDKLPSTFLSFLPILLPIVLIAVGSVVSFTKASGPAADLFNFLGQPLVALIIGVFASFTLLPKWNEETLTNWVGDGLKDAASIILITGAGGAFGKIISQTPVAAMIKNLAHGGISGVALLLIAFLVAAALKTAQGSSTTALVVTSSLLSPLLVQAGIHGALSLSLVVMAIGAGAMAVSHVNDSYFWVVTQFSGMRVTQAYKAQTAATLVQGIVTIVFVNILWLIFVH from the coding sequence ATGGTCCACGGTCCACTACTATTTGTCATCATTGTTCTCGGCGTATTGTTTATCGTTTTTGCCACAGCAAAGTGGCGCCTTCACCCATTCTTATCACTCATTGTTGCCGCTTTTGGCGTTGGAATTTGTTCTGGCATGCCCCTGTCCGACGTCGTTAAAAACGTGAATAACGGTTTTGGCGGACTGATGGGCTCCATTGGTATTGTCATCGTGTGTGGCACCATTATCGGAACCATCATGGAGCGAACCGGGGCCGCGCTTCGCATGGCGGATGCTGTTCTGCGACTCGTTGGTCCGAACAGACCGCAGCTTGCCATGTCGCTCATTGGCGCCGTTGTCTCCATCCCTGTTTTTTGTGACTCCGGCTTTGTCATTCTTTCCAGCCTGATGAAAGCGTTGGCACGTCGTGCAAGTGTCCCGATGGCGTCGATGGCGGTTGCTTTGGCGACGGGCTTGTATACAACCCATACACTGGTACCGCCAACGCCCGGACCCATTGCCGCTGCGGCGAATGTCGGAGCGAGTGCTGATTTGGGGGCAATTATCGGCATCGGACTCATTGTATCCATTCCGACCATGCTCGCAGGTTACGTCTGGGCTCGTTTCCAAGGTCGACGAATTGTCATCGAAGGCGAAGACACTGGTGAAAGCTACGAGGATGTGGTTGCGAAGTTTGATAAACTTCCGTCCACGTTTCTGTCGTTCCTACCTATCTTGTTGCCAATCGTACTCATTGCTGTCGGTTCAGTGGTCAGTTTTACCAAAGCCAGTGGTCCAGCAGCGGACCTGTTCAATTTTCTTGGACAACCCTTGGTTGCCTTGATTATCGGTGTGTTTGCCTCCTTCACGTTGCTGCCGAAATGGAACGAAGAGACATTGACCAATTGGGTTGGCGACGGATTAAAGGACGCTGCTTCGATCATTCTCATCACGGGTGCAGGTGGGGCCTTCGGCAAAATCATTTCGCAAACGCCCGTTGCTGCCATGATTAAGAACTTGGCCCATGGTGGAATCAGTGGCGTCGCACTGCTGCTCATCGCATTTTTGGTCGCCGCAGCGTTGAAGACGGCACAGGGTTCCTCGACAACTGCGCTCGTCGTCACGTCTTCGCTGTTGTCACCGTTGCTCGTCCAAGCAGGTATCCACGGTGCTTTATCTTTGTCGCTGGTTGTCATGGCTATCGGTGCGGGCGCCATGGCGGTCAGTCACGTCAATGACAGCTATTTCTGGGTCGTTACGCAGTTCAGTGGGATGCGCGTGACCCAGGCCTATAAAGCACAAACGGCGGCGACGCTGGTGCAAGGGATTGTCACGATTGTCTTCGTCAATATTCTGTGGCTCATTTTCGTGCATTGA
- a CDS encoding MarR family winged helix-turn-helix transcriptional regulator, with amino-acid sequence MNQLLEVLGSFKRVSSVIHALYEEGTKEFDLNFTQMVVLRCLQNKPWVNMTDLPIHSLTSNTTISVLVEKLVRKGLVERKYSEVDRRRVMLSLTDEGNATIQKIFSDDSTLMRTFREVFDLPAKDLQELMRIHQRIIDNSELRRTRT; translated from the coding sequence ATGAATCAGCTACTGGAGGTTTTGGGCTCGTTCAAGCGTGTGAGTTCTGTCATCCATGCGCTGTACGAAGAAGGAACCAAAGAATTCGATCTCAATTTCACACAGATGGTCGTCCTGCGCTGCTTACAGAACAAACCGTGGGTGAACATGACTGACTTACCAATTCATTCACTCACGTCAAACACGACGATCAGTGTGCTGGTCGAGAAACTGGTTCGGAAGGGGCTTGTGGAAAGAAAATACTCCGAAGTGGACAGGCGGAGAGTCATGCTTAGTTTGACGGATGAGGGGAATGCTACCATCCAGAAAATTTTTTCCGACGATTCAACGCTGATGCGGACATTCAGAGAGGTGTTTGATCTTCCCGCTAAAGACCTGCAAGAATTGATGAGAATTCATCAGAGAATTATTGATAACAGTGAACTTAGGAGGACTCGAACTTGA
- a CDS encoding AzlD domain-containing protein, with translation MNQLLLEIVIVGVGTYLIRAGSLSLGSRITWPLWAQKWLTFVTPAVLGALIGPELFTANGHFIPLSHNPLLLAAVPTAIVAWFSRNLLLTVAVGVVAFAVLTRVM, from the coding sequence TTGAACCAACTCTTGCTCGAAATTGTCATTGTCGGTGTCGGTACGTATCTGATCCGCGCTGGATCACTCAGCCTCGGAAGCCGTATCACGTGGCCCTTGTGGGCACAAAAATGGCTCACTTTTGTGACGCCGGCAGTACTCGGCGCACTCATCGGACCTGAACTGTTTACGGCAAACGGGCACTTCATTCCACTTTCCCACAATCCATTACTACTGGCTGCCGTACCAACGGCCATTGTCGCCTGGTTTTCCCGCAATCTCCTGCTCACCGTGGCAGTCGGGGTAGTGGCATTCGCCGTTCTGACGCGCGTAATGTAA
- a CDS encoding cysteine desulfurase-like protein — protein sequence MPIKPFDVDRVREQFPALNRTHRGQRVVYLDGPGGSQVCQMAIDAITGYMSRGGANLHGAFPTSVETENIIAETRYTVAQFLNVRPEEVAFGANMTTLNMAIARALSRTWNAGDEIVLSELDHRANVDPWLLAAQDKGVTVKWLTVDTETFQLELHLLDDVITEKTKLVAVGLSSNAVGTVTNVRQVADMAHQVGALVAVDAVHAAPHISIDRDAIGADILVCSAYKFFGPHVGIASIRADLFERLEVYKLNPAPVQYPDKLETGTQNHAGVAGVNAAISFISILGKGTTLREKLVDAMMTIEHYEDNLAARIRNELRTLPGLTLYAAPDPARKTPTVAFRVKGLTPRQLCEKMVESYGIFVADGDFYATTLAEKIGIHTSGGWIRAGLAPYNTIDEIDAFLDALRRIIR from the coding sequence ATGCCAATTAAGCCATTTGATGTTGATCGCGTTCGAGAGCAGTTTCCGGCGCTAAATAGAACGCACAGGGGTCAGCGTGTCGTTTATCTCGATGGCCCGGGCGGATCACAGGTTTGTCAGATGGCCATTGACGCCATCACTGGGTATATGAGTCGCGGAGGAGCGAATTTGCATGGAGCCTTTCCGACGAGTGTGGAAACCGAGAACATCATTGCCGAAACGCGCTACACTGTAGCTCAGTTTCTCAACGTCCGTCCGGAAGAGGTCGCCTTTGGTGCCAACATGACCACATTGAACATGGCCATCGCGCGTGCTTTGTCGAGGACTTGGAATGCAGGGGATGAGATCGTTCTGTCCGAATTGGATCATAGAGCGAACGTGGACCCATGGTTACTGGCGGCGCAGGACAAAGGGGTCACTGTTAAGTGGTTGACGGTCGACACAGAGACGTTCCAACTTGAACTCCACCTGCTGGATGACGTCATCACCGAGAAGACCAAATTGGTCGCAGTTGGATTGTCGTCAAATGCCGTGGGCACTGTCACAAATGTCCGCCAAGTGGCCGACATGGCTCATCAAGTCGGCGCGCTTGTCGCGGTCGATGCAGTTCATGCGGCGCCACACATTTCTATCGATAGAGATGCCATCGGCGCGGATATCCTCGTTTGTTCCGCGTATAAGTTCTTCGGTCCGCACGTCGGGATCGCGTCCATTCGCGCTGACTTATTCGAACGTTTGGAAGTCTACAAATTAAATCCGGCACCAGTGCAGTATCCGGACAAATTGGAGACGGGAACGCAGAACCACGCGGGCGTTGCTGGCGTCAACGCTGCGATTAGCTTTATATCGATATTGGGTAAAGGGACGACCCTGCGTGAAAAACTGGTCGACGCCATGATGACCATTGAACACTATGAGGACAATCTTGCTGCACGGATTCGCAATGAGCTGCGGACGTTACCTGGGCTCACACTGTACGCTGCACCGGATCCGGCCCGCAAGACGCCAACAGTCGCATTTCGTGTGAAAGGGCTGACTCCGCGACAACTGTGTGAGAAGATGGTGGAATCGTACGGCATTTTTGTTGCGGACGGAGACTTCTATGCGACGACGCTGGCAGAAAAAATCGGTATCCACACGTCAGGCGGTTGGATCCGGGCAGGTCTTGCGCCCTACAATACCATCGATGAGATAGATGCGTTTTTGGACGCCTTGAGGCGCATCATTCGGTGA
- a CDS encoding DUF4349 domain-containing protein, whose product MSIQQSGSQQNRLFFRIRSRPWILVITTIMVLAGGGFAVSAGAMHRHSSMSSTSAVGTSTTHSGAYTAVSASSSTTSSTGVAQQAASPKSAASTATAAKSGTGNRDVIETASLSLTVSNVSAASNKITQMTSSYGGFVQSMQTDAGQSQQVQMTVRIPEAKFENFLNGAKPLGTVDQFSQTGQDVTQQHTDLTSQMEELQSEEKAYTKLYDKAQSMKDMLTIQQSLSQVDSQIANLETQIHQLDRSVQLSTVSLTLHQPKVAGTTKQRPVSALAQSLRFMGQSSHGLGIFLAFVLPWVVLAAFVWVGWRAIVRWRNGRRKHNP is encoded by the coding sequence ATGTCTATACAACAATCTGGATCTCAGCAAAACAGGCTCTTTTTCCGCATCCGATCCCGCCCCTGGATCTTGGTCATCACCACCATAATGGTACTCGCAGGTGGTGGATTTGCTGTGTCCGCGGGTGCGATGCACAGACACAGCAGCATGTCTTCGACATCGGCCGTCGGTACTAGTACAACCCATTCTGGCGCGTACACTGCCGTTTCAGCAAGCAGTTCGACGACAAGTTCTACTGGCGTCGCACAGCAAGCGGCGTCGCCGAAGAGCGCCGCGTCCACAGCGACGGCAGCGAAGTCGGGAACTGGAAATCGGGACGTGATCGAAACAGCAAGCTTGTCATTAACCGTTTCCAACGTATCAGCGGCATCCAACAAGATTACACAAATGACGAGTAGCTATGGCGGCTTCGTACAATCGATGCAAACGGATGCTGGCCAGAGTCAACAAGTGCAGATGACCGTACGAATTCCGGAGGCAAAATTTGAGAACTTCTTAAATGGTGCGAAGCCGCTTGGCACTGTGGATCAGTTCTCCCAAACGGGCCAAGACGTCACACAACAGCATACAGACTTGACGAGCCAAATGGAGGAATTGCAAAGCGAAGAGAAAGCATATACAAAACTGTACGACAAAGCACAGAGCATGAAGGATATGCTCACCATTCAACAGTCGCTGTCGCAAGTCGATAGCCAAATTGCGAATCTGGAGACACAGATCCATCAGCTTGACAGGTCCGTCCAATTGTCCACTGTGAGCCTCACCCTGCACCAACCGAAGGTGGCAGGGACCACGAAGCAAAGGCCAGTCTCCGCGTTAGCACAGTCCCTTCGTTTCATGGGGCAATCCTCACATGGGCTTGGCATTTTCCTGGCATTCGTCCTACCATGGGTCGTTCTTGCAGCGTTTGTATGGGTGGGCTGGCGTGCGATAGTTCGATGGAGAAATGGACGGCGTAAACATAACCCGTAG
- a CDS encoding LppP/LprE family lipoprotein: MRLKTAGMLTGLAATGFVLSQVATATSVMAAPSVAQSPTHIYIDGTNVSNPVHVVAMDPWGDNKTSWVPIFYLQQALSKAVVQTKWNGSDLTIIPPASWTIQPNNLKTRQELKNGEMDFIVGNNQYEIAPKLVEKDPSSGVSTTYVPVYYADQALSKALGMEAAWDGLNWSINTQSTILPTSVVANVMDATTEVGQPTVHFGTPSNQVTVATGQGKDTISAVVGLRSPSGDGTGQLVFFFHNKQFIGLNANVEAIRILSVKPDGQGRIQVTYANYASSDPMVKPSLPPQTVTYTWNGSTMTPSATLDAGVTFPTQVTAPAPTVSSSLS; this comes from the coding sequence ATGCGACTCAAGACAGCAGGTATGTTGACCGGCCTTGCGGCGACAGGATTTGTCCTATCGCAGGTAGCTACAGCGACGTCGGTCATGGCTGCGCCTTCGGTGGCCCAAAGTCCAACGCATATTTACATCGATGGAACAAACGTGTCGAATCCGGTTCATGTTGTCGCGATGGATCCGTGGGGCGACAACAAAACAAGTTGGGTGCCAATTTTTTATCTGCAGCAGGCACTGAGCAAAGCGGTAGTGCAAACAAAATGGAATGGCAGCGATTTAACCATCATTCCCCCAGCATCTTGGACCATCCAGCCGAACAACTTAAAGACGCGGCAGGAGCTGAAGAATGGGGAAATGGATTTTATCGTAGGCAACAACCAATATGAAATTGCGCCAAAACTGGTTGAAAAGGATCCGTCATCGGGCGTTTCCACCACTTATGTGCCCGTATATTACGCTGATCAAGCTCTCTCAAAGGCGCTAGGCATGGAAGCGGCTTGGGATGGCTTAAACTGGTCCATTAACACGCAATCAACGATATTGCCCACGTCCGTTGTTGCGAATGTGATGGACGCGACAACGGAAGTAGGTCAACCCACGGTGCATTTTGGGACGCCAAGTAACCAAGTGACTGTTGCCACTGGACAAGGCAAGGATACCATTTCAGCTGTTGTCGGCCTCCGCTCCCCAAGCGGTGACGGGACGGGTCAGCTCGTGTTCTTCTTCCACAACAAGCAATTTATCGGATTGAACGCGAATGTAGAAGCAATCCGTATCCTGTCTGTCAAACCAGACGGCCAGGGGCGAATTCAAGTAACCTATGCGAATTATGCGTCGTCAGATCCCATGGTGAAGCCAAGTCTCCCCCCACAGACTGTGACGTACACATGGAACGGCAGCACCATGACGCCATCGGCGACCTTGGACGCGGGTGTAACTTTCCCAACACAGGTGACAGCGCCCGCACCCACGGTTTCCTCTTCGCTCTCATAA
- a CDS encoding M42 family metallopeptidase — translation MLELLRDLTDLVGPCGFEHDIARYIVNRVRPFADETKVDGVGNVIVTKRGAHPGPTLVISTHMDEVGFIVKKIEQNGLIRFEKLGGHDDRILLAQRVKIRTQTGVIPGVIGTISAHMTKFDDPSKVRKHAQLYIDVGATDREEVLALGVSIGDPISWATDLQQLGNSRIMGKSLDDRAGCAVLLSALEDIDFSHVRGTICAVFSVQEEVGLRGARVAAASVDADVALAIDTTAVSDTPEEMMDETLSLGNGPGIKVMDFSLVASSAVRRQLVAVAQAGDIPFQLEVFPGIGTDAGELALGNSGVPAGVLSIPSRYAHSPVELIDLHDLENTKKLLIEFIASLQSKEQFAFIAT, via the coding sequence ATGTTAGAACTTTTACGCGATTTAACCGATCTTGTCGGCCCCTGCGGCTTCGAACACGACATCGCACGCTACATAGTCAACCGGGTTCGGCCATTCGCGGATGAAACAAAGGTTGACGGTGTGGGAAACGTCATTGTGACAAAACGCGGTGCGCATCCGGGACCGACACTCGTCATCTCCACACACATGGACGAAGTTGGCTTCATCGTCAAAAAGATTGAACAAAATGGACTCATTCGGTTTGAGAAGCTCGGCGGGCATGATGATCGAATTCTGCTTGCACAGAGGGTGAAAATACGTACCCAAACCGGTGTCATTCCTGGGGTGATCGGAACGATTTCCGCACACATGACGAAATTCGACGATCCGTCAAAGGTGCGCAAACACGCTCAGTTGTATATCGATGTGGGGGCGACGGATCGAGAGGAAGTACTGGCACTTGGCGTATCTATTGGCGATCCCATCAGTTGGGCCACAGACCTGCAGCAACTTGGAAACAGTCGGATCATGGGCAAATCCCTCGACGATAGGGCCGGCTGTGCCGTGCTCCTCAGTGCGCTTGAGGATATCGATTTCTCGCACGTTCGGGGTACCATCTGCGCCGTGTTTTCCGTACAGGAAGAAGTAGGCCTGCGCGGTGCCCGGGTCGCTGCCGCCTCAGTGGACGCGGACGTCGCCCTCGCCATCGACACGACAGCCGTCAGCGACACACCGGAGGAAATGATGGACGAAACATTATCCTTGGGAAACGGGCCAGGCATTAAGGTGATGGATTTCAGCCTAGTGGCAAGTTCAGCCGTTCGAAGACAACTCGTTGCAGTCGCCCAAGCTGGGGACATTCCATTCCAGTTGGAAGTTTTCCCTGGCATCGGAACGGACGCGGGAGAACTAGCCTTAGGGAACTCCGGCGTGCCCGCTGGCGTTCTATCTATTCCTTCTCGGTATGCTCATTCGCCGGTTGAACTCATCGATCTCCACGACCTAGAAAACACCAAAAAGTTGCTCATCGAATTTATTGCGAGCTTACAGTCGAAGGAGCAGTTTGCTTTTATCGCAACATAA
- a CDS encoding YcdB/YcdC domain-containing protein encodes MRKSSLVTSIAVTIVLSGVSVATPGIALAATSSSSTHTAAQAEAIARKLFSISSDYTVQNQSYGQNPGSQSHPIYTFSFQKPNEAQPTDVVSVSVDAVTGLVLNYNHVMPNVAFKFPVPVSEDQAASIAKAWAKKLYPDQLGQVKMAAQPNQLNDLRSAVQYQFDFERIVNGIPAPFNGFNIVIDQNGGLQSVNDDWSTVTFPSANTGISPTDMNSVYTKALGLHLTYSEIWHTNGKSTVALSYVPAPSAYPNAWNEQFSVSHDVSGIIIDAHSGKLLDASGTAHDVTPYVQPTPLDPKAKPNPLRQTKVNLDQNASLALAQKVFPMDSYTKLTNENESSGANSDTLWNFNFTRKDSKSSVQTTIDVQVDATYGYISNYNSYETSTKPGGMTSQSSKTLSQATLNKLATAAVEKTYSGHLGSLAILPQPAWGSPQPITQFQILSFKNGIQNLVTSGSIGLDPTTGTITSIFMSPYDDTDNTYPSPDKAISQTSANETWVKDAPLQLEYLMTTPAANGKFPTPDSATTAPKVVLAYVPTPQFQANSYFDAIQGQFVPNDGLQSQPYTGMVSDIAGDKNAAQLQLLASRGLIAVDSHGDVHPSGTMTNAAFVKLVMDALGTVNRYNQGMMADQSVASAVNDVAANNPSYKELVTAYALGWLDPNHPLDPNQQVTRSEAARVFSEALNYDALLKRPDLFKLDATDANSINASDFAADAIATGLGMLSLEDNRFNGDQPLTLSDAAQGLVQTASLMGSSPVVLPLK; translated from the coding sequence GTGCGAAAATCATCTCTAGTAACAAGCATTGCTGTTACCATCGTATTATCAGGCGTGAGCGTCGCCACACCTGGAATCGCCTTGGCTGCCACATCCAGTTCATCGACCCACACCGCTGCCCAGGCGGAGGCAATCGCCAGAAAGTTATTTTCCATCTCGAGTGACTACACCGTACAGAACCAGTCGTACGGACAGAACCCAGGGTCTCAGTCACATCCAATCTACACCTTCTCATTTCAGAAGCCGAACGAAGCACAACCAACCGATGTCGTATCGGTCAGCGTAGATGCGGTGACGGGGCTCGTCCTCAACTACAATCACGTCATGCCGAACGTCGCGTTCAAGTTTCCTGTGCCTGTATCAGAAGACCAAGCTGCCTCCATCGCGAAGGCCTGGGCTAAAAAACTGTATCCCGACCAGTTGGGTCAGGTGAAAATGGCTGCCCAACCGAATCAGCTCAACGACTTGCGCTCCGCCGTACAGTATCAGTTTGACTTCGAGCGGATCGTCAATGGCATTCCTGCACCGTTCAATGGATTCAACATCGTGATCGATCAAAATGGCGGGCTCCAAAGCGTAAACGATGATTGGTCAACCGTTACGTTCCCAAGCGCAAACACGGGCATTTCACCGACCGACATGAACAGTGTCTATACGAAGGCACTTGGGTTGCACTTAACCTACAGCGAGATTTGGCATACGAACGGAAAGTCGACCGTTGCTCTATCATACGTTCCAGCACCCTCTGCATACCCAAATGCGTGGAATGAACAGTTTAGTGTTTCTCACGATGTATCCGGTATCATCATCGATGCGCATTCGGGGAAACTGCTCGACGCGAGTGGAACAGCGCACGACGTCACCCCGTACGTGCAGCCGACACCACTTGACCCCAAGGCAAAACCGAACCCGCTTCGCCAAACAAAAGTCAACTTGGACCAAAATGCCTCCCTTGCACTTGCTCAAAAGGTATTCCCCATGGACTCGTATACGAAACTGACTAATGAAAACGAGTCATCCGGAGCGAATAGCGATACGCTGTGGAATTTCAATTTCACGAGGAAAGATTCAAAATCCTCAGTTCAAACGACTATCGATGTTCAGGTTGATGCAACGTACGGCTACATCAGCAACTACAATTCTTACGAGACGTCAACTAAACCTGGTGGTATGACATCCCAGTCATCAAAGACTTTGTCACAAGCTACATTGAACAAACTGGCCACTGCCGCTGTCGAGAAGACATATTCTGGCCATCTCGGGAGTCTCGCCATCCTACCGCAACCCGCATGGGGCTCACCACAACCCATTACCCAATTTCAGATTTTGAGTTTTAAAAATGGGATTCAGAACCTAGTGACAAGCGGATCGATCGGTCTTGACCCAACGACAGGCACGATCACGTCCATCTTTATGAGCCCATACGATGACACGGACAACACCTACCCGTCCCCGGACAAAGCGATTTCTCAAACTTCTGCAAATGAAACCTGGGTGAAAGACGCGCCGCTTCAATTGGAATACCTGATGACGACACCGGCAGCAAACGGAAAGTTCCCCACTCCCGATTCGGCGACTACTGCGCCCAAAGTCGTGTTGGCGTATGTTCCAACTCCCCAGTTTCAAGCGAATTCGTACTTTGATGCCATTCAAGGGCAGTTCGTGCCGAATGACGGATTGCAGAGCCAGCCTTATACGGGGATGGTAAGCGACATTGCAGGTGACAAAAACGCCGCACAACTTCAATTGCTGGCAAGCCGAGGACTGATTGCCGTTGATTCACACGGCGATGTCCACCCAAGCGGAACCATGACGAACGCAGCGTTCGTTAAATTGGTGATGGACGCGCTGGGAACGGTGAATCGGTACAACCAGGGAATGATGGCTGATCAGAGCGTGGCGAGTGCAGTCAACGATGTCGCTGCGAACAACCCAAGTTACAAAGAACTGGTGACCGCGTATGCCTTGGGCTGGCTAGACCCGAATCATCCGCTCGACCCGAATCAACAGGTGACGCGCAGTGAAGCCGCACGTGTGTTCTCTGAAGCGCTCAACTATGACGCGTTGCTCAAGAGGCCTGACCTGTTTAAGCTGGATGCAACTGACGCAAACAGTATAAACGCTTCCGATTTTGCCGCTGACGCAATTGCGACAGGACTTGGAATGTTGTCACTCGAAGACAATCGATTTAATGGCGACCAACCGCTCACGTTGTCGGACGCCGCGCAGGGTCTCGTGCAAACGGCCTCCCTCATGGGCAGTTCGCCGGTTGTCTTGCCACTTAAATAG